A single window of Mycolicibacterium aurum DNA harbors:
- a CDS encoding amidohydrolase: protein MCIACEWAPHFAAFGRRAALTRRSALRAAAVTTLAVTAAACSVGPDAGGEVTPADSPDADYVFRNGRVYTVTESAPWADAVAVTGNTITYVGDEAGAMALAGSGTQVVDLNGRLLMPGFVEAHIHPFMGAFLTSGVDLQVPTRADALAAIAKYAQENPDGVVRGFGWRVDMFGPDGPTAADLDQVLPDRPGFFFAIDGHSLWVNTKALQMAGIDRDTPDPIPGFSYYARDADGNPTGYVLEVVAELNVVNAIEPISAESMAALLASWTPKASQAGITSVFDAGVPPIGDDQAAILGLYTAAEKQGQLPFRVVAAYSVKGPPVDDAVAQLTETHERVSSELVQASVLKIVGDGTQGGYTAWLLEPYADKPDSIGSSPFTVDQWQQLIRAADAAGFDVHVHACGDRTARVALDAIEDAIAANPPRDRRHTVAHLVYVEDPDSRRFGELGVVAQFSANWLSADPDTITNMGARYGAPRKDLLYRPQDVLKSGGRISLGTDWPAAGYFSTYKPLDSIQIGVTRQLIGEPDAEVLAPADQRLPVAEAIHANTMGAAYQIRLDAVVGSIETGKLADLIVLDKNILEVDPHDIHTANVAMTMMNGRVVHQA from the coding sequence ATGTGCATCGCGTGCGAATGGGCCCCTCATTTCGCCGCGTTCGGACGCCGTGCGGCACTGACACGCCGGAGCGCGCTGCGGGCCGCCGCCGTGACCACTCTCGCCGTGACGGCGGCCGCCTGCTCCGTGGGCCCGGACGCGGGTGGCGAGGTCACACCCGCGGACTCCCCCGACGCGGATTACGTGTTCCGCAATGGCCGCGTGTACACGGTGACGGAGTCCGCACCGTGGGCCGACGCCGTCGCGGTCACCGGTAACACGATCACCTACGTCGGAGACGAGGCCGGTGCGATGGCACTGGCGGGCAGCGGTACGCAGGTCGTCGACCTGAACGGCCGGCTGTTGATGCCGGGATTCGTCGAGGCGCACATCCACCCGTTCATGGGCGCGTTCCTGACCTCGGGGGTGGACCTGCAGGTGCCCACTCGCGCGGATGCGCTGGCCGCTATCGCGAAGTACGCCCAAGAGAACCCGGACGGCGTTGTCCGCGGATTCGGTTGGCGCGTGGACATGTTCGGGCCCGACGGCCCCACGGCGGCCGACTTGGATCAGGTGCTGCCCGACCGTCCGGGTTTCTTCTTCGCGATCGACGGCCACAGCCTCTGGGTCAACACCAAAGCCCTGCAGATGGCCGGAATCGACCGCGACACCCCCGACCCGATTCCCGGGTTCAGCTACTACGCGCGCGACGCCGACGGCAACCCGACCGGCTACGTGCTGGAAGTCGTCGCCGAGCTCAACGTCGTCAACGCGATCGAACCGATCTCGGCCGAAAGTATGGCGGCGCTGCTGGCATCGTGGACGCCGAAGGCCTCGCAGGCCGGCATCACGTCGGTCTTCGACGCCGGGGTTCCGCCGATCGGTGACGACCAAGCCGCGATCCTGGGCCTGTACACCGCCGCCGAGAAGCAGGGCCAGCTGCCGTTCCGGGTTGTCGCCGCATACAGCGTGAAGGGCCCGCCTGTCGACGACGCGGTGGCACAGTTGACCGAGACTCACGAGCGGGTGTCCTCTGAGCTGGTACAGGCTTCGGTTCTCAAGATCGTCGGAGACGGGACCCAGGGCGGGTACACCGCTTGGCTGCTGGAGCCGTACGCCGACAAACCGGACTCGATCGGCAGTTCACCGTTCACCGTCGACCAGTGGCAGCAGCTGATCCGGGCTGCCGACGCGGCTGGTTTCGACGTGCACGTGCACGCCTGCGGTGACCGCACGGCCCGGGTGGCCCTCGATGCCATCGAGGACGCGATCGCCGCCAATCCGCCACGGGACCGTCGCCACACCGTCGCGCATCTGGTCTACGTGGAGGATCCTGACAGCCGGCGTTTCGGCGAGCTCGGCGTCGTCGCGCAGTTCTCCGCGAACTGGCTCTCCGCCGACCCCGACACGATCACGAACATGGGCGCCCGCTACGGAGCTCCGCGCAAGGATCTGCTGTACCGCCCGCAGGACGTACTGAAGTCCGGTGGACGTATCTCGCTGGGCACCGACTGGCCTGCGGCGGGGTACTTCTCCACCTACAAGCCACTCGACTCCATCCAGATCGGTGTCACCCGCCAGCTGATCGGCGAGCCCGACGCCGAGGTGTTGGCGCCCGCGGATCAGCGCCTGCCGGTCGCTGAGGCCATCCACGCCAACACGATGGGCGCGGCCTACCAGATCCGGCTGGATGCCGTGGTCGGCTCCATCGAGACGGGCAAGCTGGCCGATCTCATCGTGCTCGACAAGAACATCCTCGAGGTCGACCCGCACGACATCCACACGGCCAACGTCGCGATGACGATGATGAACGGCAGGGTCGTCCACCAGGCCTGA
- a CDS encoding RDD family protein, which translates to MARTIGSWLSGPTQPNGADDRSAYPGERLGLPESGPGSIARFGRRIAALCVDWLVCYGLAALAMTVGWVSMANLSTAVLVVWLVLGVVSVRLFGFTPGQLVLGLKVVAVDNRDHVGLGRAVARGLLITLVIPALFTDSDLRGLHDLATKTAVVKR; encoded by the coding sequence ATGGCGCGCACCATAGGGTCCTGGCTGTCGGGACCGACGCAACCCAACGGCGCCGACGACCGATCCGCGTATCCCGGTGAACGGCTCGGGCTCCCCGAGTCCGGCCCCGGCTCGATCGCCCGATTCGGGCGTCGTATCGCCGCGCTGTGCGTCGATTGGCTGGTGTGTTACGGCCTGGCTGCCCTGGCGATGACCGTCGGCTGGGTGAGCATGGCGAACCTGTCGACCGCGGTGCTCGTGGTCTGGCTGGTGCTCGGCGTGGTGTCGGTGCGGCTGTTCGGCTTCACCCCGGGGCAGCTCGTTCTCGGCCTCAAGGTGGTGGCTGTCGACAATCGCGACCATGTGGGACTCGGCCGCGCGGTCGCGCGCGGCCTGCTGATCACCCTCGTGATCCCGGCGCTGTTCACCGACTCCGATCTGCGGGGCCTGCACGACCTCGCCACCAAGACCGCCGTCGTCAAGCGCTAG
- the glnA gene encoding type I glutamate--ammonia ligase, with translation MAETTSDDIFKLIKDEKVEYVDIRFCDLPGVVQHFSIPASAFDESVFEDGLAFDGSSVRGFQSIHESDMMLLPDPETAQIDPFRAAKTLNLNFFVHDPFTREAYSRDPRNVARKAENYLASTGIADTCFFGAEAEFYIFDSVAFDSKMNGTFYEVDSESGWWNSGEPFEADGSANRGYKVRPKGGYFPVAPYDHYVDLRDEMATNLQNAGFVLERGHHEVGTAGQAEINYKFNTLLHAADDVLLFKYIIKNTAWANGKTVTFMPKPLFGDNGSGMHAHQSLWKDGKPLFHDESGYAGLSDMARHYIGGILHHAPSLLAFTNPTVNSYKRLVPGYEAPINLVYSQRNRSACVRIPITGNNPKAKRLEFRCPDSSGNPYLAFAAMLMAGIDGIKKKIEPLAPVDKDLYELPPEEAANIPQAPTSLAAVIDKLEEDHEYLTEGGVFTTDLIETWISYKRENEIMPIQIRPHPYEFALYYDV, from the coding sequence GTGGCAGAAACGACCTCAGACGACATCTTCAAGCTGATCAAGGACGAGAAAGTCGAGTACGTCGACATCCGTTTCTGTGATCTGCCGGGTGTCGTGCAGCACTTCTCGATCCCGGCTTCGGCGTTCGACGAGAGCGTGTTCGAGGACGGCCTCGCCTTCGACGGTTCTTCGGTGCGCGGCTTCCAGTCGATCCATGAATCCGACATGATGCTGCTGCCCGATCCCGAGACGGCGCAGATCGATCCGTTCCGGGCCGCCAAGACGCTGAACCTGAATTTCTTCGTCCACGACCCGTTCACGCGCGAGGCCTACTCGCGCGACCCCCGCAACGTGGCGCGTAAGGCGGAGAACTATCTGGCCAGCACCGGCATCGCCGACACCTGCTTCTTCGGCGCCGAGGCAGAGTTCTACATCTTCGACTCGGTGGCCTTCGATTCGAAGATGAACGGCACGTTCTACGAGGTCGACTCCGAGTCGGGTTGGTGGAATTCGGGCGAGCCGTTCGAGGCCGACGGCAGCGCGAACCGCGGCTACAAGGTGCGCCCCAAGGGCGGCTACTTCCCCGTCGCGCCGTACGACCACTACGTCGACCTGCGCGACGAGATGGCGACGAACCTGCAGAACGCGGGCTTCGTCCTGGAGCGCGGACACCACGAGGTGGGCACCGCCGGTCAGGCCGAGATCAACTACAAGTTCAACACGCTGCTGCACGCGGCCGATGACGTGCTGTTGTTCAAGTACATCATCAAGAACACGGCGTGGGCGAACGGCAAGACCGTGACGTTCATGCCCAAGCCGCTGTTCGGTGACAACGGATCCGGCATGCACGCTCACCAGTCGCTGTGGAAGGACGGCAAGCCGCTCTTCCACGACGAGTCGGGCTACGCCGGGCTGTCGGACATGGCGAGGCACTACATCGGCGGCATCCTGCACCACGCTCCGTCGCTGCTGGCGTTCACCAACCCGACGGTGAACTCCTACAAGCGTCTGGTGCCGGGCTACGAGGCCCCGATCAACCTGGTCTACAGCCAGCGCAACCGCTCGGCGTGCGTGCGTATCCCGATCACGGGCAACAACCCGAAGGCCAAGCGCCTCGAGTTCCGTTGCCCCGACAGCTCGGGCAACCCGTACCTGGCGTTCGCGGCCATGCTGATGGCAGGCATCGACGGGATCAAGAAGAAGATCGAGCCGCTGGCTCCGGTCGACAAGGATCTCTACGAGCTGCCGCCCGAGGAGGCGGCGAACATCCCGCAGGCGCCGACGTCACTGGCGGCGGTGATCGACAAGCTCGAAGAGGATCACGAATACCTCACCGAGGGCGGAGTGTTCACCACGGACCTGATCGAGACCTGGATCTCCTACAAGCGGGAGAACGAGATCATGCCGATCCAGATCCGTCCGCATCCCTACGAGTTCGCGCTGTACTACGACGTGTAA
- a CDS encoding DoxX family protein, whose translation MTANLDARLASYSSPVLSIFRIVFGLVFTLHGTMKLFGRPLGEAVPVGTWPYWFAGVIEFVLGILITVGFFTRIAAFIASGEMAVAYFWQHWGIIGGTPASFWPFDAQMGGNGGELAILFCFAFLLLATTGAGTLSVDGRRRVGAGYAGQRAGYTRGSTTAAVPRRRGIAGLRDRFSRRG comes from the coding sequence ATGACTGCAAACCTGGACGCACGACTGGCCAGCTACTCCTCTCCCGTGCTGAGCATTTTCCGCATCGTGTTCGGCCTGGTGTTCACGTTGCACGGAACGATGAAGCTGTTCGGTCGGCCGCTGGGCGAGGCGGTTCCGGTGGGCACGTGGCCGTACTGGTTCGCCGGCGTCATCGAATTCGTGCTCGGCATCCTCATCACCGTCGGCTTCTTCACCCGGATCGCGGCCTTCATCGCGTCCGGCGAGATGGCCGTGGCCTACTTCTGGCAGCACTGGGGCATCATCGGCGGGACACCGGCGAGCTTCTGGCCGTTCGACGCACAGATGGGCGGCAACGGCGGCGAACTGGCGATCCTGTTCTGCTTCGCGTTCCTCCTGCTGGCCACCACCGGAGCCGGGACCCTGTCGGTCGATGGCCGCCGTCGCGTCGGTGCCGGGTACGCCGGACAGCGCGCCGGCTACACGCGAGGCAGCACCACCGCAGCCGTGCCGCGCCGCCGCGGAATCGCCGGCCTGCGTGACCGCTTCAGCCGTCGAGGCTGA
- a CDS encoding TIGR03619 family F420-dependent LLM class oxidoreductase: MKFYVSTAFLDTREAVEIAKAADDLGYHGMAIPDHVINLETLQTPYPYTKDGKRRWEAFTDWPDPWVMIGAVALVTSRLRFVTTVYLPGMRDPYSAAKSIGTAAVLAEGRLELGIGVGWCREEFELLGQQFERRGKRTDEMLELMKALWSPGWTEFSGEFYTAPRMEMEPTPPPIPVYVGGLSDIALKRAARHDGWIGDLINTDQALERVAKVRELRAEKGLGMDDFEVITPLTDAFLPEHFARAEAGGITGIITMPWMFYSGPDASLDQKIDGMRRFRKDLSLDG, translated from the coding sequence ATGAAGTTCTACGTCTCGACGGCATTCCTCGACACTCGCGAGGCAGTGGAGATCGCCAAGGCGGCAGACGATCTCGGCTACCACGGGATGGCCATCCCGGATCACGTGATCAACCTGGAGACACTGCAGACGCCGTATCCGTACACCAAGGACGGCAAGCGGCGCTGGGAGGCGTTCACCGACTGGCCGGACCCGTGGGTGATGATCGGCGCGGTGGCGCTGGTGACTTCGCGACTGCGTTTCGTGACGACGGTGTACCTGCCGGGGATGCGGGATCCGTATTCGGCGGCGAAATCGATCGGTACCGCGGCAGTCCTGGCCGAGGGCCGGCTTGAGCTGGGCATCGGGGTGGGGTGGTGCCGCGAGGAGTTCGAGCTACTGGGTCAGCAGTTCGAGCGCCGGGGCAAGCGCACCGACGAGATGCTGGAGTTGATGAAGGCGCTGTGGTCGCCGGGCTGGACCGAGTTCTCCGGCGAGTTCTACACCGCGCCCCGCATGGAGATGGAGCCCACGCCGCCACCGATCCCCGTTTATGTCGGCGGCCTGTCCGACATCGCACTGAAGCGGGCGGCACGTCACGACGGCTGGATCGGGGATCTGATCAACACCGACCAGGCCTTGGAGCGGGTGGCCAAGGTGCGTGAGCTTCGTGCCGAAAAAGGCTTGGGCATGGATGATTTCGAGGTCATCACACCTCTGACCGACGCCTTCCTCCCGGAGCATTTCGCCCGCGCCGAGGCCGGTGGGATCACCGGCATCATCACGATGCCGTGGATGTTCTACAGCGGGCCCGACGCATCCCTGGACCAGAAGATCGACGGGATGCGCCGGTTCCGCAAGGACCTCAGCCTCGACGGCTGA
- a CDS encoding PaaI family thioesterase: MEFAFDVISAEDYARERASYEPLTDALRTLIDVGIHTAVDDATVQEALGHLEAATRLLQQQERVSTSTLRHADTGRPLAWANPAVGLRNAIAPPMIIEHEPDGSCWSEFTLGPAYEGPPGWVHGGICALLLDHILGEVASEGLSLPKFTGTISVKYLRGTHLGQVRAEAFVERSEGFKTFAKGYLRDSEGVTVEAEGVFIMPAWARDAG; this comes from the coding sequence GTGGAGTTCGCGTTCGATGTGATCAGTGCCGAGGACTACGCGCGCGAACGCGCGAGTTACGAACCGCTGACCGATGCACTGCGCACGCTGATCGACGTCGGTATCCACACCGCGGTCGACGACGCCACGGTGCAGGAGGCCCTCGGGCACCTTGAGGCGGCCACGCGACTGCTGCAACAGCAGGAGCGGGTGTCGACCTCGACGCTGCGGCACGCGGACACGGGACGGCCACTGGCGTGGGCCAATCCTGCTGTCGGACTGCGCAATGCGATCGCTCCGCCGATGATCATCGAGCACGAACCCGACGGGAGCTGCTGGAGCGAGTTCACGCTGGGACCCGCCTACGAGGGGCCGCCGGGATGGGTGCACGGCGGAATCTGCGCGTTGCTGCTCGACCACATCCTGGGGGAGGTGGCCAGCGAAGGCCTTAGCTTGCCGAAGTTCACCGGAACGATCAGCGTGAAGTACCTGCGGGGTACGCATCTGGGGCAGGTGCGCGCGGAGGCATTCGTCGAACGGTCCGAGGGGTTCAAGACGTTCGCGAAGGGATACCTGCGCGACAGTGAGGGCGTGACCGTGGAGGCCGAGGGCGTGTTCATCATGCCCGCGTGGGCGCGTGATGCCGGATGA
- a CDS encoding bifunctional [glutamine synthetase] adenylyltransferase/[glutamine synthetase]-adenylyl-L-tyrosine phosphorylase, with translation MAKPVTQRPKLPGVGRLGLVEPTAQTDLESLGWTTDGHVELLWSLSRAPDADTALKAVVRLSEALGPGWAELNGALLKDRGLRGRLFAVLGSSLALGDHLIANPDSWHLLAGTVTLPTPPELRDMFTERADAATDPVAAVPPLRTLYRDRLLVLAALDLASTVENEPVLPFTVVGEHLSDLADAALGAALRVVTTSVSGDKPAPALTVIAMGKCGARELNYVSDVDVIFVTDDGSHSSLAVATRIAGEMMRLASDAFFEVDAALRPEGKQGQLVRTLDSHIAYYERWAKTWEFQALLKVRPAAGDMALGTRYVEALMPMVWTASDREDFVPEVQAMRRRVEELVPAGVRTREIKLGTGGLRDVEFAVQLLQLVHGRNDESLHVASTVNALAALGDGGYIGRDDAANMTASYEFLRLLEHRLQLQRLKRTHMLPEADDEEAMRWLARAAHMRPDGRHDALGVLREELKRQSHRVSRLHAKLFYQPLLESVGQDSLGLSDGMKADAAARQLAALGYEGPQSALTHLAALTGGTGRRGRVQQVLLPTLLDWLSDTPDPDAGLLAYRRISDELADARWYLATLRDEGAVAKRLMHVLGTSAYVPELLMRAPEVIQLYADGPNGPKLCDVDAESAAQSLVASAARHADPMRAIAAARSLRRRELARIASADLLGMLDVTGVCKQLTYVWVAVLQAALEAIIRANSPEGGAPARIAVIGMGRLGGGELGYGSDADVMFVCEPVAGVEESAAVKWATTVAEQVRARLGTPSADPPLEVDANLRPEGRQGPLVRTLASYEAYYTQWAQPWEVQALLRAHRVAGDLELGERFLLMVDKTRYPAGGASMETVQEIRRIKARVDAERLPRGADPNTHTKLGRGGLADIEWTVQLLQLRFAHKIPALHTTSTLDTLNAIGAAELIAEGDLELLREAWLTATRARNALVLVRGKPTDQLPGPGKMLNAVAVAAGWPNGDGGEFLDNYLRVTRRAKVVVLRVFGG, from the coding sequence GTGGCCAAACCCGTGACGCAGCGTCCCAAGCTGCCCGGCGTCGGTCGACTCGGACTCGTCGAACCGACGGCGCAGACCGACCTGGAGAGTCTCGGGTGGACCACCGACGGTCACGTCGAGCTGCTGTGGTCGCTGTCCCGCGCGCCGGACGCCGACACCGCGCTCAAGGCGGTGGTTCGCCTGTCGGAAGCACTCGGACCGGGGTGGGCCGAACTCAATGGGGCGTTGCTCAAGGACCGCGGGCTGCGCGGACGGCTGTTTGCGGTGCTCGGCTCGTCGCTCGCACTCGGCGACCACCTGATCGCCAACCCCGACTCGTGGCATCTGCTGGCGGGCACCGTCACGTTGCCGACCCCGCCGGAGTTGCGGGACATGTTCACCGAACGAGCCGACGCGGCCACCGATCCCGTCGCGGCCGTACCGCCCCTGCGCACCCTCTACCGGGATCGGCTGCTGGTACTCGCCGCGCTCGACCTCGCCTCGACGGTGGAGAACGAACCCGTGCTGCCGTTCACCGTGGTCGGTGAACACCTGTCCGACCTCGCCGACGCGGCGCTGGGCGCGGCGCTTCGAGTGGTGACGACGTCGGTGTCCGGGGACAAGCCGGCCCCGGCGCTCACCGTCATCGCGATGGGCAAGTGCGGTGCGCGCGAACTGAATTACGTCAGCGACGTCGACGTCATCTTCGTCACCGACGACGGCTCGCACAGCAGCCTGGCGGTGGCCACCCGCATCGCAGGCGAGATGATGCGGCTGGCCTCCGATGCATTCTTCGAAGTGGACGCCGCACTGCGGCCGGAGGGCAAGCAAGGGCAGTTGGTGCGGACACTGGATTCGCACATCGCCTACTACGAGCGCTGGGCCAAGACGTGGGAGTTCCAGGCGCTGCTGAAGGTGCGGCCTGCTGCTGGTGACATGGCGCTGGGGACGCGCTACGTCGAGGCACTGATGCCGATGGTGTGGACAGCGTCCGACCGCGAGGACTTCGTCCCCGAGGTGCAGGCCATGCGCAGGCGCGTCGAGGAACTGGTTCCCGCCGGTGTGCGAACCCGCGAGATCAAGCTCGGCACAGGCGGTCTGCGCGACGTCGAGTTCGCGGTGCAGCTGCTGCAGTTGGTGCACGGCCGCAACGACGAGTCGCTGCACGTGGCCTCGACCGTGAACGCGTTGGCTGCCCTCGGCGACGGCGGCTACATCGGCCGCGACGACGCCGCCAACATGACGGCGTCCTACGAGTTCCTCAGACTGCTCGAACATCGCCTCCAACTGCAGCGCCTCAAGCGCACCCACATGCTGCCCGAGGCCGACGACGAGGAGGCCATGCGATGGCTGGCGCGCGCGGCCCACATGCGGCCCGACGGCAGGCACGACGCGCTCGGTGTGTTGCGGGAAGAGCTGAAGCGCCAGAGCCACCGGGTGTCGCGGCTGCACGCCAAGCTGTTCTACCAGCCGCTGCTGGAGTCGGTCGGTCAAGACTCCCTCGGGCTTTCCGACGGGATGAAGGCCGACGCCGCTGCCCGTCAGCTCGCCGCGCTGGGATACGAAGGGCCGCAGAGCGCGTTGACGCATCTGGCCGCCCTGACCGGCGGCACCGGTCGGCGTGGGCGGGTGCAGCAGGTATTGCTGCCCACCCTGCTGGACTGGCTGTCGGACACCCCAGATCCCGACGCCGGGCTGCTGGCCTACCGCAGGATCAGTGACGAACTCGCCGATGCGCGGTGGTACCTGGCGACGCTTCGCGACGAGGGGGCGGTGGCCAAGCGGCTGATGCACGTGCTCGGCACCTCGGCGTACGTGCCGGAGCTGTTGATGCGCGCACCGGAGGTGATCCAGCTCTACGCCGACGGCCCCAACGGCCCGAAACTGTGCGACGTCGACGCAGAAAGTGCCGCACAGTCTTTGGTGGCGTCGGCGGCCCGCCACGCCGACCCGATGCGGGCGATCGCGGCGGCACGGTCGTTGCGGCGCCGGGAACTGGCCAGGATCGCCTCGGCGGACCTGCTCGGCATGCTCGACGTCACGGGGGTGTGTAAGCAGCTGACCTACGTCTGGGTCGCCGTGCTGCAGGCCGCGCTGGAGGCGATCATCCGTGCGAACTCGCCCGAGGGCGGCGCCCCGGCACGTATCGCGGTGATCGGGATGGGGCGGCTGGGCGGCGGCGAACTCGGGTACGGCTCGGACGCCGACGTGATGTTCGTCTGCGAACCCGTTGCAGGCGTTGAGGAGTCGGCCGCGGTGAAATGGGCGACGACGGTCGCCGAGCAGGTGCGCGCCCGGCTGGGCACACCGAGCGCCGACCCGCCTCTGGAGGTGGACGCCAACCTGCGGCCCGAGGGGCGGCAGGGCCCGCTGGTGCGAACGCTGGCCTCCTATGAGGCGTACTACACGCAGTGGGCGCAGCCATGGGAGGTCCAGGCGCTGCTGCGGGCCCATCGGGTGGCGGGCGACCTCGAGCTGGGCGAGCGGTTCCTGCTGATGGTCGACAAGACGCGGTACCCCGCAGGCGGCGCGTCGATGGAGACGGTGCAGGAGATCCGGCGCATCAAGGCCCGGGTGGACGCCGAGCGGCTGCCGCGCGGCGCGGACCCGAATACCCACACCAAGTTGGGTCGCGGCGGGCTCGCCGACATCGAATGGACAGTTCAGCTGCTGCAACTGCGCTTCGCGCACAAGATCCCGGCGCTGCACACCACGTCGACCCTGGACACGCTCAATGCGATCGGGGCGGCTGAACTGATCGCCGAGGGCGACCTGGAGTTGCTGCGCGAAGCGTGGCTGACCGCGACCCGGGCGCGTAACGCGCTGGTGCTGGTGCGCGGCAAGCCCACCGATCAGCTGCCCGGGCCGGGGAAGATGCTCAACGCTGTCGCGGTCGCCGCGGGCTGGCCCAACGGCGATGGCGGCGAGTTCCTGGACAACTATCTGCGGGTGACGCGCCGGGCAAAAGTTGTGGTGCTACGGGTTTTCGGAGGCTGA
- the glnA gene encoding type I glutamate--ammonia ligase — protein MDRQKEFVLRTLEERDIRFVRLWFTDVLGYLKSVAIAPAELEGAFEEGIGFDGSSIEGFARVSEADMVARPDPSTFQVLPWSDSSGKHHSARMFCDITMPDGSPSWADSRHVLRRQLSKASDLGFSCYVHPEIEFFLLKPGPDDGTPPIPADNGGYFDQAVHDSAPNFRRHAIDALEQMGISVEFSHHEGAPGQQEIDLRYADALSMADNVMTFRYLVKEVALGDGVRASFMPKPFAEHPGSAMHTHMSLFEGDTNAFHSPDDPLQLSDVGKSFIAGILEHATEISAVTNQWVNSYKRLVHGGEAPTAASWGAANRSALVRVPMYTPHKVSSRRVEVRSPDSACNPYLTFAVLLAAGLRGIEKNYVLGPQAEDNVWSLTPEERRAMGYKELPGSLGHALTDMENSELVAEALGEHVFDFFLRNKRREWENYRSHVTPFELKNYLSL, from the coding sequence ATGGATCGGCAGAAGGAATTCGTGCTGCGCACGCTGGAGGAGCGCGATATCCGCTTCGTCCGGCTGTGGTTCACCGACGTGCTCGGATACCTCAAATCGGTCGCGATTGCCCCTGCCGAATTGGAAGGTGCCTTCGAAGAAGGCATCGGCTTCGACGGCTCGTCGATCGAGGGCTTCGCGAGGGTTTCGGAAGCCGACATGGTGGCCCGTCCCGATCCGTCGACGTTCCAGGTGCTGCCGTGGTCCGACAGCTCCGGCAAGCACCATTCGGCCCGAATGTTCTGCGACATCACGATGCCCGACGGCTCCCCGTCGTGGGCGGACTCCCGGCACGTGCTGCGCCGGCAGCTGTCCAAGGCCAGCGATCTGGGCTTCTCCTGCTACGTGCACCCCGAGATCGAGTTCTTCCTGCTCAAGCCCGGACCCGACGACGGCACCCCGCCGATCCCGGCGGACAACGGCGGCTACTTCGACCAGGCCGTGCACGATTCGGCGCCGAACTTCCGCCGTCACGCCATCGACGCGCTCGAGCAGATGGGGATTTCGGTCGAGTTCAGCCACCACGAAGGTGCGCCCGGCCAGCAGGAGATCGACCTGCGGTACGCCGACGCGCTGTCGATGGCCGACAACGTGATGACGTTCCGCTACCTCGTCAAAGAGGTGGCACTCGGCGACGGGGTGCGCGCGTCGTTCATGCCCAAGCCGTTCGCCGAGCATCCCGGTTCGGCCATGCACACCCATATGAGCCTGTTCGAGGGCGACACCAACGCCTTCCACAGCCCCGATGACCCGCTGCAGCTCTCCGACGTCGGAAAGTCGTTCATCGCAGGCATTCTCGAGCACGCCACCGAGATCAGCGCTGTCACCAATCAGTGGGTGAACTCCTACAAGCGACTGGTACACGGCGGGGAAGCTCCGACGGCGGCGTCGTGGGGCGCGGCCAACCGGTCGGCACTGGTGCGCGTCCCCATGTACACGCCGCACAAGGTGTCCTCGCGCCGCGTGGAGGTGCGCAGCCCCGACTCGGCCTGCAATCCGTACCTGACATTCGCAGTGCTGCTCGCGGCAGGCCTGCGCGGCATCGAGAAGAACTACGTCCTGGGCCCGCAGGCCGAAGACAACGTCTGGAGCCTGACGCCCGAGGAACGCCGCGCCATGGGCTACAAGGAACTGCCCGGCAGCCTCGGCCACGCGCTCACCGACATGGAGAACTCCGAACTGGTCGCGGAAGCGCTCGGCGAGCACGTGTTCGACTTCTTCCTGCGCAACAAGCGCCGGGAATGGGAGAACTACCGCAGCCACGTCACGCCGTTCGAGCTGAAGAACTACCTGTCGCTCTAA